The following is a genomic window from Sphingobacterium spiritivorum.
CATCATCTTTCTATTTACGTTCTTTTAAAAGTTTTCTTATTTTACTACATACACGGCGGATAAAACGCAGTCTATACCACATCAGTCCCATATATGTATATAAAGTCGAGTCTATATTTATCTTCTTTTCTCCACGACAGGCCATACCAGCTACAGCGAGTATATCTGATAAACAGATATTTTCTACCTGAACAAGATTGCCGTCTCCAGCCAATCTGATTCTCTTCCCTCCGACTTCTTTCCATACGATACGGTGAAGGATATAGGTGTTATTCCATGTTGCAAGAACAATGTTTCCGCACCTTAAATCAGGTCCAAATACTTTCTGCAACACCACATGATCAGCAGGCTTTAAAAATGGTAACATGCTGGTTCCAGTAACTGGTATTTTGACAGTCTTGTTATTATCCAATAATTGTCTTACCTGTTCAAAAAACAGCTCGTTATCCATTATGTACTTATTTTTATCTGATATTATCATATCTTGAAACCTTAACTCATCAACAACTGACGATATAATCTTACACATCGGTCTACCATAGACTGGCGGGTAAACATAGTTTCGTAACGCTCTTTACTTCCCTGCTGAAATTTTTGATTGAGTTTTTCATCTTCACATATTTCCTCAATTGCAAGTGCCAACTGATCAGCGTCTTCAACATCTACAATCAAACCTGATACTTCATCCTTATTCACCCAACTCACGCCTGACCCCGGAATATCAGTGGATATAACTGGCTTCCCGCAAGACATTGCTTCTATCTGCACAATGGCAAACGCTTCGGTTTTCTGTATAGAGCTGAGACAGAATATATCACACGCTTCGTAATATGCAGACAGTTCTTCGTCTGAGATAAAACCGACCAGTTCGACTCTGTCCTGTACATTCAACTGTAGGATAAGATCTTTTAGCATTTTCATCAAAGGCCCTTTACCCCCGATGACGATCTGATAGCTGTTATCCAGTTTTTGTGCTGCACGTATGAGGTACTCATATCCTTTGTATTCTACCAGACGCCCGAGCGAAAAAACAATTCGCTTACCCGGATATTTATTTTTAATAGCTAAGACTTTCTCCTCATTAGCAATCACTGGCAGCACTCCGATAGGTATGTAATCTACCTTATCCTGTACTGCTGTGAGAAAAGAGGAAAACTGTACATATACCGGACTGGTTCCTACAATAAGATCCGCCCGTCCGATAAGCCAGTTTTGCAAGGGATTATAGAGCTTAAGAAGAGTCCTTTGTTTGACAATATCGCTGTGCCAATGTAATACAACCCGGCCTTTGTATCCGGACATATAAAGTGCCAGGCAGGCCATCGGATCGGGATGATGGATATGTATAATATCATAATGATTTGCGATCTTCCGTAGCTTGCTGATCATCCCTGGTGCAATCATTGTTGCTGCAAACTTAAACCGGGTACGAATGATCATTAATTTAGCATATTTATTGAGGATAATATTTCCGGCAGGATAATCTTCAGTAGCTGCACATAACATATCACAGTTTATCTGTTGTGCGGACAGACCAGACATCAGATCATACATTACTTTCTCTACTCCACCGCGTACAGGATAAAATTTACCTACTTGTAATATGTTCATCTTCTCCATCAAACTATCTGTTAAGAGTTATAACCTCTGCTTCTGCCAGAAGCATATCAAATAATCTTTCCCAGGACTCAACAACAGGCCTTTCAATTTCATTTTTAGGAACAGGCTTCAGGAAGGAATTTTCACCATGAATCAATTGATACATCCGGTGGCTTAACTCTTTGTAATCTGCCGGATCAAAAAAAGCAGTCTTCTGACTTCCTCCTGCAGTTTCATAAGCGTAAGGAACGTCTGCCAACAGCATGGGTTTATCAAAAGCCGCAAATTCGGAAACAGGTAATCCCCACGTTTCTACTTTGGAAGGAAAGATCAGACAATCACACTTTTGATAATAATCGAGTAAGATATCCTTTGAAAGAAAACCAACGAAAACCAGCGATTCAAAACGGTTTCCCCAGTTTTTATATAACCATCTGGCATACGCATTTTCGTCTCCTTTAACGGTGATATAAACTTTAAAATTTTGGTTTCCATATATTGTCTCAATCTCTTCTACAGCCTTACAAATCACTTCAAAATTTTTATGACTGTTGGGTGATGCAGCATATATAAAGGAATAATCCTGAAATAAAATACCACAATCTTTGGCAACCACTTGTTTCAGTGTTTTTGAGGCAGGCGGAGGTGCTACGATAACGCTGCCATTATCTAACGTAAACATATTCAGCATACCTTTTCTGAACCAGTTTTGCTGCACAACGATATACCGGTTTTTATGAATATTAATTCCGTAGATATATTTAGTAAACAGCGCAAAAAGGACGATCTTCGGCGTCCAGAACAGTTCTTTCCATTTCCATTTATAAAATACAAACGGACTGTGACAGTACACAGCTCTATACTCTGCTACGACATTCGGTGAAGTATCATGCAGAGAAAACCACAGATAAACCGGACTCAATTGTTTACTGATTTTCTTCATAGATATGTATTCAAACCATATCCGGTTTATCCATCTTTTTTTTGGCCATTGTGTTTCAATGTATTCTATACCCGGAAAATCAGCCAGTTCTCTTTTATGCACAAGCGCGACAACCTTGTATTCTCCATTTTCTGCCATTGTCGAGAGATACTGCAAGCAGTCCCGGAGAATCGCCAGTGTGCCAGCTTCCACCAGATTTACCGCTGATATGACAATTGTTTTCATCTTGATTTACCTGAAAGATCATTAAATAGGTTTAACCATTTATTCATAATAACTTTTTCGGAATAGCGCTCTGACATTTCCCATGCATGCTTACCCATCTCCGATCGCAGATCTTCGTTTTCTATTAACAGATTTATCTTTTTCACAAAATCTTCACTATCCTTTTCTTCGATTAAGAAACCGTTACGTCCGGAATCAATAATATCCCGTGGCCCGCATTTGCAGGCATAAGCGACCAAAGGCACGCCACAGGACTGGGCTTCTGTCAAAGCCAGACCAAAACCTTCATAGCGGGAAGTCATAACCAGTACAGAACTATTTATATACTCCTTTTGAATATTTTTGACTGGTGCACACAGGTGGATGACTTCCGAAAGGGTTAATTCATCAATCAGTTGCTGTAAATGTTGTTTTAACGGCCCTTGTCCATATATATTGAGCATCCAGTCTGGATGAACCTGATGAACCTGTTGCCATATACGGATCAGATTGTCAAATCCTTTTTGATAATCATAGCGTCCCACTGCAATCACATTTTTTTCTTTCAAAAGTGCCTGCTGTTCTGGCACAAAGCTGTTTGCATTGGGTATAACGGTCATATGAGGCATATCTCCCCAATACGCCTTGTCTTCTTGTGTGAGGACAACAAAGCTGTCATAACCCTTTACAATATTCAAATCCTGTACGGCACGATACTTATCTATACATTTCCATATGCCTCTTCTGTTGTATTGTATACGCTTGTATCTGGAAAAATGAATCTCCATCACTTTCTTACTGCCATCTTTAATTTTATGTAAAAAAGATCCGTCATGGTCAAACATGGAAATGGCGATATCTGCATTCAATTTTTTCAACAAAGTGCCTAATGCTTTTCTATGCTTTTTCTGTTTTCTAAAATATGTTACCAGTCTGGTCAACAGTCCTTTCTCCAGGTCATCCTTATAATTTATGCCCAGATCATGCTGATCTATACGGGGATCTAAAGTAAAGTATGGGCTGCGGCCCTTCTGATCTGTCGTAATAATACTGATGTCATATCCCTGACGTACCAGATAATTTGCTTTATTGGCCAGTACTCTCTCCATTCCTCCGGAGTTAAAAGTGCCGACAATGTTATAGACTATTTTCATTACTCTTCCCTGTAATATGTATTGTACAAATAAGGACTACTCATGGAAAGCAAAAAAGCATACACTAAAAAAAAATCTGTTGATACCTTTAACCAATTAATAAATACAAGAATGATCAGAACAATAAATAGGTGTTTTATATTTGCAAATCTGTATTGTAGTGCATATGATAAATAAATAAAAAAGATAGAGAACAGAGTAAGTCCTATTATTCCACAGTAAAAAATAAAACGTAGATAACCTACATCTGTATTCATATAAAAGTACCCCGATTTGTTAGGGTCTTCAAAGTATCCATCACCAATAATCCAGGTTTTTAAATGATCGGGAAATACCCACATCGTTTTCAATTTTTCAGTTGAATCAGTTTCCCATGTTCCAGTTTCGATCCAGTTAAAAAAACCTTCAAAACCGAATCTCAGTAATTTAAAAACATCTTGGTTTGTACTATAGAAATAGCTTGTAATAACACCTAATAGTATTAAACAAACTACCATTATTTGCATAAGCTTTAGATTCTGTACTCTAACATTAGATTTAAATACATCCGTCCCGAATAAAAGATAATATACAATTCCTCCAACCATACCAATTGTTGTACTTCTTGAAATCACATTTCCAATAATGGATATTATAATGAATGATAAAGTATACAACACTATACTCACACTACTATGCTTAACTTTATCATTATTACATAACAATATAGATATCATACATAGTACGACTGCAAAACGCCCCCCTGAAGCATCTAAGTGAGCTCCAATACCGTAAAGTCTCTTAACTCTATTTAAGAATTCCAGATTACCTGTAATAAAATAAGTATCTACAAAAAGTTTAAAGTCTGGTATAAAGTTAATCAGCAGTGCCAGAATACATTGTAATACACAAGCTACGATCAGGTAATTAGCCAGCAACCTGAATGACAGATACTTATGAACTAACCCTATGAAAGCAATTATGGTGTACGAACCGAGAAACCATATCCACATTGATATAATATAGCTTGTATATGCATAATCATTCGTGTTATTATATTCAACAGAAAAGTTTCCCATCAATGAGAATACAACAGCTATCATTGATGCTATAACTAATTCTTTGGACAAAAAGAATCCTCCTGTTTTTATCATATGATATACGAAAAAAGGAATCCCCATTGCTGCCAAAATTAACTTCGTATTTACAGATGGTAGAAAAGAAAAATTAAAAGGAAAATAAAAGCAACTGGTAAGGCATACCATAAGCACAATACACAAAATTTTCATTTTCAAAAAAGATTACTTATATACAATACCATAAACAAATCGAATAATACAGTAATAATATAGCTTCAATAACCAAAATTGACGTTTTGCAGCAGCGTTCTGTATAAATTTAGTTCTCAAAGAAGATAATGGATTCATGTTAATAGAGACATTGGCTTCAGGAAACCAATTCAACCAAGCTTTATAATTTTCAGAATTATTTGAAATAAGCATTGGTAATTTAATATTCAATTTAAAAAAATTAATCAATCCCTCTATCTCTTCACGATATTTACTTTTGAGCAGATATTTCTCCACTTCGGATACATTAAATGTGACCTGTTGAAGATGGGTATCTGATTGTGTTTTTGTTAAAGAACTAGCATTATCTTGTCTGTAGTGGTATAAAGCTTTATTTAAAAAACAAACTTTTTGAGCATTAACAAAAAGTTTAAACATCACAAGCATATCCTCTCCTATATTTTGTCCAGGTATAAATTGTATTTCATTTTTAGTGTACAAATCTCTTTTCACCAAAAACATCCAAAGATTCCAGCGCATCACTCCATAAAGCATTTTTTCTATTGCTTCTAATGGACTCGTAAAATGCGGCTGATTCATTGTTCTTTCATTTTTACTAAATGTGAGATTCCAGTTAC
Proteins encoded in this region:
- a CDS encoding S24/S26 family peptidase; the protein is MDNELFFEQVRQLLDNNKTVKIPVTGTSMLPFLKPADHVVLQKVFGPDLRCGNIVLATWNNTYILHRIVWKEVGGKRIRLAGDGNLVQVENICLSDILAVAGMACRGEKKINIDSTLYTYMGLMWYRLRFIRRVCSKIRKLLKERK
- a CDS encoding glycosyltransferase, with translation MNILQVGKFYPVRGGVEKVMYDLMSGLSAQQINCDMLCAATEDYPAGNIILNKYAKLMIIRTRFKFAATMIAPGMISKLRKIANHYDIIHIHHPDPMACLALYMSGYKGRVVLHWHSDIVKQRTLLKLYNPLQNWLIGRADLIVGTSPVYVQFSSFLTAVQDKVDYIPIGVLPVIANEEKVLAIKNKYPGKRIVFSLGRLVEYKGYEYLIRAAQKLDNSYQIVIGGKGPLMKMLKDLILQLNVQDRVELVGFISDEELSAYYEACDIFCLSSIQKTEAFAIVQIEAMSCGKPVISTDIPGSGVSWVNKDEVSGLIVDVEDADQLALAIEEICEDEKLNQKFQQGSKERYETMFTRQSMVDRCVRLYRQLLMS
- a CDS encoding glycosyltransferase, which encodes MKTIVISAVNLVEAGTLAILRDCLQYLSTMAENGEYKVVALVHKRELADFPGIEYIETQWPKKRWINRIWFEYISMKKISKQLSPVYLWFSLHDTSPNVVAEYRAVYCHSPFVFYKWKWKELFWTPKIVLFALFTKYIYGINIHKNRYIVVQQNWFRKGMLNMFTLDNGSVIVAPPPASKTLKQVVAKDCGILFQDYSFIYAASPNSHKNFEVICKAVEEIETIYGNQNFKVYITVKGDENAYARWLYKNWGNRFESLVFVGFLSKDILLDYYQKCDCLIFPSKVETWGLPVSEFAAFDKPMLLADVPYAYETAGGSQKTAFFDPADYKELSHRMYQLIHGENSFLKPVPKNEIERPVVESWERLFDMLLAEAEVITLNR
- a CDS encoding glycosyltransferase family 4 protein translates to MKIVYNIVGTFNSGGMERVLANKANYLVRQGYDISIITTDQKGRSPYFTLDPRIDQHDLGINYKDDLEKGLLTRLVTYFRKQKKHRKALGTLLKKLNADIAISMFDHDGSFLHKIKDGSKKVMEIHFSRYKRIQYNRRGIWKCIDKYRAVQDLNIVKGYDSFVVLTQEDKAYWGDMPHMTVIPNANSFVPEQQALLKEKNVIAVGRYDYQKGFDNLIRIWQQVHQVHPDWMLNIYGQGPLKQHLQQLIDELTLSEVIHLCAPVKNIQKEYINSSVLVMTSRYEGFGLALTEAQSCGVPLVAYACKCGPRDIIDSGRNGFLIEEKDSEDFVKKINLLIENEDLRSEMGKHAWEMSERYSEKVIMNKWLNLFNDLSGKSR
- a CDS encoding glycosyltransferase family 2 protein, which gives rise to MLKRDMENSVSIIIPVFNADQNLKDCINSLLNQTYKNLEILFINDCSIDNSIQIIESFKEALLEKYGRVQVLSHSYNKGVAAARNTGLDNATGDYIYYVDADDYIDHDAIEQLVNEAIKENADIVGCNWNLTFSKNERTMNQPHFTSPLEAIEKMLYGVMRWNLWMFLVKRDLYTKNEIQFIPGQNIGEDMLVMFKLFVNAQKVCFLNKALYHYRQDNASSLTKTQSDTHLQQVTFNVSEVEKYLLKSKYREEIEGLINFFKLNIKLPMLISNNSENYKAWLNWFPEANVSINMNPLSSLRTKFIQNAAAKRQFWLLKLYYYCIIRFVYGIVYK